From the genome of Methanobacterium petrolearium, one region includes:
- a CDS encoding methanogenesis marker 12 protein, with protein sequence MVFVGMDHGTTGVSFTVLHDEPVHFKIGRDELSAGDVSAVEELSKRVKLDSIQLMAITYAMGDGINKITPLSKVKDRGILSIEGAGKVTGGGTAVYEDIENSGIPTVLIPGLHKNTPCMDPRFKAAYSHHASAEKVSICYNAHLETGFENFIVSDISSNTVSILLENRKIKGAVDACLGSMGIVHGPLDLKMIRDIDEGTRTANQCFSRAGAVKVAGIDEKVAHAKDVLLEKYRNGDSRAQLAMETMLMTIVMEIWGLFGVAQEELQGVVLTGSVGSMQDPFDFYSALKKRVEDMGRVVMLPPTSGSVGSAQIARDVFKGANDILGIEVL encoded by the coding sequence ATGGTATTCGTTGGTATGGATCATGGTACTACCGGTGTTTCTTTTACAGTTTTACACGATGAACCTGTTCATTTTAAGATTGGTAGGGATGAACTTTCAGCAGGTGATGTTTCCGCTGTTGAAGAACTTTCAAAAAGGGTCAAACTTGATTCCATCCAATTAATGGCCATCACTTATGCCATGGGGGATGGCATAAACAAAATAACCCCCTTAAGTAAGGTTAAAGATCGTGGGATTCTCTCCATTGAAGGGGCAGGGAAGGTTACTGGAGGAGGAACCGCAGTTTATGAAGATATTGAAAACTCAGGAATTCCCACTGTTTTAATTCCCGGGCTGCATAAAAACACCCCGTGTATGGATCCTCGTTTCAAAGCGGCTTATTCACATCATGCCAGTGCAGAAAAGGTGAGTATATGCTACAATGCCCATCTTGAAACCGGTTTTGAGAATTTCATTGTGTCTGATATTAGCTCCAACACTGTCAGCATTCTTCTGGAGAACAGGAAAATCAAAGGAGCTGTGGATGCCTGTCTTGGTTCCATGGGTATTGTTCATGGTCCCCTTGATCTGAAGATGATTCGTGATATTGATGAAGGCACGCGCACTGCCAATCAGTGTTTTTCCCGTGCAGGGGCGGTTAAAGTGGCAGGGATAGATGAAAAAGTTGCCCATGCCAAGGATGTGCTCCTGGAAAAGTATCGCAATGGAGATTCCCGTGCCCAGCTGGCAATGGAGACCATGCTCATGACCATAGTGATGGAAATTTGGGGTCTGTTTGGAGTTGCCCAGGAAGAACTTCAGGGAGTGGTACTCACTGGTTCAGTGGGATCCATGCAGGACCCATTTGATTTCTACAGTGCACTTAAAAAAAGAGTTGAAGATATGGGAAGAGTAGTTATGCTTCCACCCACCTCTGGATCAGTGGGCAGTGCACAGATTGCCAGGGATGTTTTTAAAGGTGCCAATGACATTCTTGGAATAGAAGTACTATAA
- a CDS encoding DUF2098 family protein: MMARDVRNRIIKKGSLVQYIGTRTQGKVEEISTNNNRTWVRIDSTGLLYRSDYLELFDGQQQPQKKSKKKMSIKEKVLRSRGFRSIAPTEISDHNDGPGYGGG, encoded by the coding sequence ATGATGGCCCGAGACGTCCGTAACAGGATAATAAAGAAGGGATCCCTGGTACAATACATTGGAACCAGAACCCAAGGAAAAGTAGAAGAAATATCCACAAACAATAACCGAACATGGGTTCGAATAGATTCCACAGGACTTTTGTACCGTTCTGATTATCTGGAGTTGTTTGATGGCCAACAACAGCCTCAAAAAAAATCAAAAAAGAAAATGAGTATCAAAGAGAAGGTATTGCGTTCCAGAGGATTCAGATCCATAGCTCCCACTGAGATCTCTGATCATAATGATGGTCCGGGGTATGGTGGAGGTTAA
- the surE gene encoding 5'/3'-nucleotidase SurE produces MTILLTNDDGVNSSGIMAAKKAAENLGESIVVAPATQQSGIGHALTLFEPVRVTNTNMPDGTEAHMVSGTPTDAVIIGIFQIAQKKPDLVISGINIGENLGKSELTTSGTIGAAMEAAVHGVPALSVSLQVTRDDMKFHDGQVGIDFSHAEKMTEKVAKMILDKGLPSGVDFLNLNIPSHPKSDEIKLTSLGERMYRIHIQERLDPRGRPYYWIDGDSVEDDQKGTDVHTLKREKCATVTPITLDSTSPLDLMNDWLE; encoded by the coding sequence ATGACCATTCTCCTCACTAATGATGATGGGGTAAACTCATCAGGCATCATGGCAGCCAAAAAAGCCGCCGAAAACCTGGGTGAATCTATTGTAGTGGCCCCAGCTACTCAGCAAAGTGGAATAGGACACGCATTGACTCTTTTTGAGCCTGTTAGAGTTACCAACACCAACATGCCTGATGGAACTGAAGCGCATATGGTTTCTGGAACCCCCACCGATGCGGTGATTATAGGAATCTTCCAAATTGCCCAAAAAAAGCCAGATTTAGTTATTTCTGGAATTAACATCGGAGAAAACCTGGGTAAATCTGAGTTAACGACATCTGGGACCATTGGAGCGGCCATGGAAGCTGCTGTTCATGGTGTCCCTGCACTTTCTGTATCATTGCAAGTGACTAGGGATGACATGAAATTCCACGACGGTCAGGTGGGAATAGACTTTTCTCATGCTGAAAAAATGACAGAGAAAGTGGCCAAGATGATACTGGATAAAGGTTTACCAAGTGGAGTTGATTTTTTAAATCTTAACATTCCATCTCACCCTAAAAGTGACGAAATCAAGCTTACAAGTTTGGGTGAGAGAATGTACCGGATACATATTCAAGAACGCCTCGATCCCAGAGGAAGGCCCTACTACTGGATAGATGGGGATTCTGTTGAGGATGATCAAAAAGGCACCGATGTACACACACTTAAACGCGAAAAATGTGCAACAGTAACCCCTATTACTTTGGATTCTACATCTCCTCTCGATCTAATGAATGATTGGCTGGAATAA